A region of Haliotis asinina isolate JCU_RB_2024 chromosome 9, JCU_Hal_asi_v2, whole genome shotgun sequence DNA encodes the following proteins:
- the LOC137296909 gene encoding mitochondrial-processing peptidase subunit beta-like encodes MATHLLKVTNTLTKVLPKTSRVQYAFFTNKRWMSAKAATYEQTILNVPETRVTTLDNGLRVATEDSGIPTCTVGLWIDAGSRFENQRNNGVAHFLEHMAFKGTQKRSQTDLELEVENMGAHLNAYTSREQTVYYAKCFSQDINKAVDILSDIIQNSTLGEQEIERERGVILREMQEVETNLQEVVFDHLHATAYQGTALGRTILGPTENIQSIKRGDLVEYINSHYKGPRIVLAAAGGVNHDSLVNIAKQHFGSIGTNYEGEIPLLPPCRFTGSEILVRDDSMPLAHVALAVEGCGWSNPDNIALMVANTLIGSWDRSFGGGANLASPLAANSASANLCHSFQSFNTCYTDTGLWGLYYVCERTQIEDMLFNVQGEWMRLCSNVTDSEVDRAKNLLKTNMLLQLDGSTPICEDIGRQMLCYDRRIPLPELEARIEAVNASVVRDVCMKYIYDKCPAVAAVGPIEQLPDYNRIRAAMYWLRL; translated from the exons ATGGCGACTCATCTGTTGAAGGTCACGAATACGCTCACGAAAGTGTTGCCAAAGACATCAAGG GTACAATATGCTTTCTTCACCAACAAGCGATGGATGTCAGCAAAGGCAGCAACCTATGAACAGACAATATTGAATGTTCCAGAAACAAGGGTGACAACTCTTGACAATGGCCTCCGAGTGGCAACTGAGGACTCTGGAATTCCAACATGTACC GTTGGATTGTGGATAGATGCTGGAAGCAGGTTTGAAAACCAGAGGAACAATGGTGTTGCTCATTTCCTTGAACACATGGCATTTAAG GGAACACAGAAGCGCTCACAGACTGACCTTGAACTGGAAGTGGAGAACATGGGAGCTCATCTGAATGCTTACACTTCTCGTGAACAGACAGTGTATTATGCCAAATGTTTCTCACAAGACATCAACAAGG ccgtaGACATTTTGTCAGACATCATTCAGAACAGCACTCTCGGAGAGCAGGAGATTGAGAGAGAAAGGGGTGTCATTCTCCGGGAAATGCAG GAAGTGGAAACCAATCTCCAGGAGGTTGTATTCGACCACCTGCATGCCACAGCTTACCAGGGAACAGCTCTCGGCAGAACCATTCTCGGGCCTACAGAGAACATTCA ATCCATCAAGCGTGGGGACCTTGTTGAGTACATCAACTCTCACTACAAAGGACCTCGCATTGTGCTGGCAGCTGCAGGAG GTGTAAACCATGATTCACTGGTCAACATTGCTAAACAACATTTCGGCTCCATCGGCACAAACTATGAGGGAGAGATTCCTTTACTGCCCCCATGCAGATTCACCGGCAGTGAG ATTCTTGTTCGAGATGACAGTATGCCCCTGGCCCATGTAGCCTTAGCTGTAGAGGGCTGTGGGTGGTCCAATCCAGACAACATCGCCCTGATGGTGGCCAACACTCTCATCGGCAGCTGGGACAGATCCTTCGGTGGAGGCGCTAACCTCGCGAGCCCCTTGGCTGCCAACAGCGCATCCGCTAACCTGTGTCATAGTTTCCAGTCTTTCAACACTTGCTACACCGACACAGGACTGTG GGGTCTGTACTATGTTTGTGAACGTACACAAATTGAGGATATGCTCTTCAACGTTCAGGGAGAATG GATGAGGCTGTGTTCAAATGTGACAGACTCTGAGGTGGACAGGGCAAAGAACCTGCTGAAGACCAACATGCTTCTCCAGTTGGACGGCTCCACACCTATCTGTGAAGATATTGGAAG ACAAATGCTGTGCTATGACAGGAGGATTCCCCTTCCCGAATTGGAAGCCAGGATAGAG GCTGTGAATGCCAGTGTGGTGCGTGATGTGTGCATGAAGTACATCTACGACAAGTGTCCTGCAGTCGCTGCTGTTG GACCTATTGAACAACTGCCCGACTACAACCGTATCCGAGCTGCCATGTACTGGCTGAGGTTATAA